Within the Apostichopus japonicus isolate 1M-3 chromosome 6, ASM3797524v1, whole genome shotgun sequence genome, the region AGCAGGTACTCTCGGAACGTCACCAGAGTCTTTTCAATTTAGTTTTTTACAACAGCAAGGCGTTGTTGTATAGCTGTTCAgtgaggggggggtggggggtagtaATTTCCCTTAAACTTCTGTATATTTGATAGAGACACGATgcatcacacacaacaaatctgtgttaaaaaaaaaaagtgttacaACCAAGTTTTTCAGAaagcatccaagatgaaattaATCTATAAAGTAAATCAACAAAAGAACACCCGTCTGGAAATTTAGAtacaaaatctaaaaaaaaaaaatgtatatgctGTGAATTCTCTTTCAAAAGTTAATTTAGGAAGCCATTTGAATCCATCCCTTGAGATGAAAAGGATTAATGCATTTTGCCAGTAAAACCACATCTTGCTCATTAATCTCAGATATGTATCCCACTTGGTTAAGCTACAACCTCTGAAGACACCTGGAGGTGCCAAACAGACAGAAATTGCTGAGACAAATTCTAAAGACAGATATTAATATTTCtcttcccccctcctccctaaATTTTTACATGGTAGTCTTTATTGCTATGATCAACAGAaaatttcataatatttaatttgCAAACTAAAGTAGAAATGAGAAAGCATACTTCAAACCAGATTAATGGGATGTTTCAGGAGTGAGAGATGTATGAGGCATATTTTTAAACAGCTTTTTGATAAATTCTCTGCTGTTTGGAATTTACAAGGTTATTAGAAGGTAGTTCAGTAGCTTGGCTAGAAAAATTGCCTTTCAAATGATgaagaaaaattgtttttttttctttttctttctaattttctAACTACTAATAGCATGgggttaattttaatatgaagACTGTCTGGGTTATAAAATAAAGCAATCTTTGCTCAAAGTTTTTGTGTACTGGAATTAATTTATACCTCGATATGAGGTATTGTGAGCATGATCTTTCTGGGATGGGGTAAAACAGATTACAAATGGTATCAAAAGGAAGCCTGCTTTGCTTCCCTTCACAGAAAAtttttatatacttatatacaaaaatatcttTTTAGTTTCTTGTATTCTTCTCAAACATAACATCTTTTAtccagaaaaaagaaaatcactttgatttgtttattttttcaaaacattACCAAATGTGCATGCATAACTTTGGAGGGGAGAGTTTTTGCCAGTATTGTTGACATATTACCTAGGCTAAATTTCCTGCATATTCCATCTTTTTTGGTTTATGTCAGAGTGAATATTTTATGGAGCTTTGAAGAGATCTCTGTTAGGGTCAGAGAAAGTGGACCCATGTTACCGTGTTAGGCCGATGTCAAGTCACCTCATGCAACACagcaaaaaatgtttttttatagAAGAAAAACCAAGCATTGTCgtttgaaaatgtttaagtTTCAAAAGATTATGAAATACGTAAAGCTCTGCTACTTTGGATTTCTTTCGTCCCTGTTACTGTGAGCTATTTAGTTTAATACTGCGTGGCAGGAGTTGAAGTTATTCTAGGGAACGTAAGTGGTGCTATTTCTGGTTGATATTAAACATTTAGAACACCATTAATGAGCACCATTTATGAGCTATTTTAGCAGCTTTCCATGTAGAATGCTGTCAAGACAATAATGGCCCTCTGTATATTAAAAATGGGTAACCAATGCAACAAGGCCATATGACTCTTTCtgagaatttgtttttttaagcaGTAGGAAATTCTGCATGTAGATGGCACCAGGGGTGCTCAAAATGATGACATGGGGCCATTACTTTGTGGCCTGTGAGCCATTTCTTTTTGAAAgaggaaaatgaaataaacaatatcaGTAATGAAAGCAAGCTTGTTATATACTTTCACTTACATATATGTTACTTGTTAATGTCTACTGCAAGAACAGCACGTAATTAATCAATGTTGTACTAACAATAACGATTACAGACTATTTGTGTGTTGATGTATTAAGAGCCGCCACTGCAAAAATGTGTTTCCTTCGGCCCCAAAGCCATGACCTCTTTCAGGGTCTAGAATAGAGATGAGAGAGTAATTACTGCAATTGTTTCTACAAGAGTTAACGACTGTTAATTTGTCTTACTGTCATTCAGTTTATTCCATACattgtaaattattaaaataaactccttcattttgtaattttttgggTAAGTTTTTTCTTAATTGTAAATTACTTGACAGGTAGTCAAAGCTGATATCATGTAACAGggaacaaggggggggggggggtgattggaGGGGATATGGCGGGCTAGGTGAGGGGGAGATGGGGGTTGTGTGGACCATTGTTCTACTggattattatcattttgttatcCCTGTGTTCTCTCAGAATCTTAACAAAGTTTCAAGTAGAGGCAGCTGGTGCAAAGCCAGTACATTCAGTTGAAAAAGGGAAGTTTCACTTCAAAAAGTTGACAAAGCAAATGATTTATGAAGATTTCTGACTAAGACAGTAAACAGCTAGAACTACTTGCTGTTTTTCAACTCTCAACATTAGTTTGGAAATCAGCAAGAGTAGTAGTTACATTGACATTGCTTGTTTCATCAAGTATGGCCCCTAAAAGCTTCTGTAGAATCTAGTAGACATAGCTAACGCTAGAAACTGATAATAACATGTGGTGAATAGTGTAATACTTGAAAACCAGGAAGTTCAAACCCCTTGTTTCAGTATGTAATTCCTACCTTTAGATAAGGCTTTTTCATGTAAATCTCATATATTTGTACCAGGTGAATGCTTCATTCGTCCAGGATATGAATCACAATAGGTTGACTGTGATGTCATTATGAAAGCTTTACAATAGGCTATTGTTGTTAAGTTCTGgaaatgtgatatatattgGATTACAGTATTTACGTATAACTGCATCCGAAAGTCAACATTTCTAGAAGAATCTTCTTCTTTAGAGCaaggaaaacaaagacattttaaaCTCTTGTTTTCCTGTGATGCAGATGTCCCTGTTCCCACTGCTTTTGCCAGATACACACATAAAAATGTCCGAACTTCATTATAAAGAAAAGTTTGACCGTGGGTTTATTTTATAACTAATATCTGTACTTTTCGCTTCCGTTAGTATCAGTATGCTATGTGTATCTTGGAATGAGTTGTGTCAAGTCTTACAATAACGTGTAaatataattctgttgtggaCAGAAGAGGGGGGAAGACTCCCAAATCTGTAAAGTTATATCAAACTAAAAAAACTCTTGTTTATCCGCATGACTAAGCACAATACAACGATAACAGTTATCGCTCATTAAGTTCAGTTATATATACAGGGTCTTCTGTCACTTTGGTCTTGGGGTGACCCTGTTCGATTCCGAGGTTGGGATCCTTCATTGTCTCTGTTGGTCtggtattaatatatatatatatatatatatatatatatatctatacatacatacacgtatatatatatatacacatacatacacgtatatatatatttatatatatatatatatatatatatatatacgtaactGTTTATTAAATAATGAACTCTCCCATGTAGGTGTCAACCATTCAGCGATCAGAATCAGCGATGAGACTGAAAACAGGGGGAAGTGAAAAGGGACACCAAAATGGAAGAAATATTGAAACGTTTTTTAACTGCATCGATATTGTGATTTTACGTGTTTACATAACTAACCCCATAATTAAGCTATTCTATATGTAAACGATAATAATGagcaaaatgtttttgttttttgttttttttcttctcgtttttgttgttgtttcgtTTACTCTCACGATTGTGTCCTGGATGAAGCTTACACGAGCCCCAATTCAATTATGTATCTATTGTATTGCATCTCACATTAGAATGCTAATGTAAAACTCATTTTGTAAAGTGATAACTGTGCAAAGTTGAAGATAAAAGgggcaaaaacaaataaaattgtgtttttctcttcatttccATAGTCTCTTTGTAAACATTTGTCTCTCTCTTTTAAAAGAGTGTCGCAGTGCCCGGTGAATTCTACGCTTCCTTCAGTTCTTCTGTAGGTAGTGCACTTCGtccataaacaaaatatttagacCAGTATGACTTAAGCATATGAAAAAAGTGTTATCTTGCCAAGACCACTTGTGAAGACAAATCCAGCCTGCGATATACAGTTTCAGTCGGATCTGGCCTgcaaagtaataataatcataaataaaaaaaaggccCACAATCTAATACGGTATGTGGATTCTTCAGGCCCATCCTGCCGGCCACTCCTGCACTTTGCTAGGCACACTGCACCCTGTACAGTTGTTGCATCCGCCGACCCAAAATATAGTtttccccctcacccccccccttgccgacttttttatttttataaaatagGTTCTGCCTCTCCCCTTAAGAGGGATgtccatgcccccccccccccttcaaagaAGAAATAGTTACGCCGCTAGAGCTTGGTTCTCTTCTCAGGACCATTTGCTCCTGATGTATAAGAATTGGTAACATAAGACAGGCAACCAGGGACGACCAATGTCTTACGTGTAAGATCGTGAATAGCCTGGCACAAAACTACCTCGCCGCAGGGGAAGCGTTTTCCGGGGttgggaggaggagagggggagggttgCTACGGGCTGGAGTCTAATTGTCCCATTCACTCGACGAAAATTTTTATTTATGTAGACGTACAGAACATTGCTCAAGTAGGCCAACTTGTGAGATTTGGCTCTCTGGGTGGTAGATGATACTCAAGGTAAGTTAGAGAGAATATATTACAGTGCCCTTCCCTTCCCCgtcccatccccaccccaccccagtTAAATCGTTCTTTGAATTAAGTTGTACTAACATGATTCGAAGATATTCCATATAAGCGTTTCCGCAGTAACCGAATAAAAAGAGTGTACTTTGATCTGTTAAACGAAGGTCCGTCATTGGTGGATCCTTTTAAACATTAAATAAATGGTGTGCAAAGTCCAATAGACTATTGCCGttttatataggctatgtatataTCACTATTGTTAAATTAGAGTAAGGCGGGATTAAACTATTCAGTTTATGTGTATATGACAATTAATTGCTTACTTGGTGGAAACAAACGGCAGGATTAGTATTGCAGTTACACCTATTATACACACGTAACTATTTGAATACCCTTGTAGAATCTCTGGACGGCATTGGATTAGTACACAGTTATACATACAGGGTGAGCGCGAGAGAAAACACGGTAAGGCGAGCTTGGCTAATAATACGcttgtaatgtatgtatgtatgtatatgtgatcttcccgtaAGCAGGAACTCGGAATACGTTCTAATAATTTTTCAGTCACTGATTTCATTGAATATAGTTACGATTTCACGCTATCAGTCTTTCTAAATCTCCGTTTTTATTTTCGAATGTGTGTAACTGTGTACGTGCCGTAGCCTATGTAAGTGGTTTACacatttccaaaataaacttcacaCTGTGAATGCATATGAATACATAATAATTACCGTGGGATTGATACTGAATCAACAGTAAAACTTGATATGTACAGCCAAattatggatatatatatacgttaccCAACGACATTCGAAATTGGGCAATACTTTCAACCAGAGAAAGAAATACTTTCACCCAGAGAATGAGATTAGTATATATGGTAACCCATTATACGCTCATCATTGTTTCGCTACTTtctgatgatttttttcaaagcaATCCTATGTTAAGGTTTACATTGAAACGAAGACatctaaaatatattttttaatcaaatgaaaatatatactaaTAGAACTTGACTTTCACAGACTCGTTCCTTGCGATTATGACAATTTCTTTACGCAGACAATTGTGTTTATGACATACATCTCATACACAGGACAAATCAGAGAAAATTAACCGTGTTCGATCATTTAATCACTATATTTgaaacaatgtgtaaaagtaagtaggcctgacgttacgatcctagcaggatcttcttcagaggctaaatgacaagtacagtaacagaagggacaaaaacacgcacagaaaacagacaggttaatgagcacggtgaacacaatgagatatatagatgaaaggggattataagtagacaatggatggtgagaagaaagcaacaggaaaagaggagaggtaggagataaacagtggagggacaaagagaggattaaaggaacagggtagggaataaactggagagggacaaagacagaaaggtgtggaaatttgaaacaatatttgatatttgaaacaaGTCCACATAACGTCACACCGAGTGGTGCCGAGAGCCCACGTGTCGGGCTCCCGCCAGGGACAATCATGTCAACAGGCCCATTTTCGCAGTCgtaatattatgaaaatgataatacAATATTGTGTATCCCATATTTTCGAGTCCATATTAAAGTTGATGtgatggggtggggttgggggagcTGTATAGGTTACCTATCTATAGCCTATGTTTAGGCGTCTCAgtctaattataatatttctattATGATGATACATTCATTAACTGTCCCAGTCAGTTTTCGGATTTTCGTTTACTTGATGTACAATGATCATACATATGGCATGCCGTTAGGGCCATTTGAGAGCTTGTTTACAAAAACATATCAGAGTATAACAGTTTATATTTTGGTATCCGTATAGATGGGTAAATCTAAGACATCCCCTTACGATGACAGAACATCATACCAGTTGGATTACCCTCCACCGAACTACAGAAGACCGACAAGGAGTGCTCCCCGGGGAGTCGAAGTTAGCCAATGCACCAAGTTTTTCCTGTTCTTTATCAACGTTTTCTTTTGGATCGTCGGTGCGTTTCTGCTCGGGTTCGGTATTTGGGGTCTGGTCTCTAAGAACGGTAACAATGTCTCAGATTTAGCCGAAGATCTCGGTATATTTCTCGACCCAATGTTCGCTTTCATCATCACCGGATCCATTATCTTCATCCTTGGTTTCTTTGGTTGTATTGGAGCTCTACGAGAGAATACCTGTATGATCAGATTCTTTACGTATTTTCTCATGTTAATATTTTTGGCTGAAGTTACGCTCGGCGTTTTGGGTTACCTCTATCAAGATAAACTTTTCAATGTTCTCGATAGCTGGTTCGAAAAGACAATTGTTTTATATCTCGGtaagtttctttctttcctttttcaaatCATACTCAAACTTATGACTAATGGTAGCAAATAACTAAAAGGTGTCTCAATTAATTAACGGTACCGACCGAGAGCCGGGAAAATTGGTCTAACTCTAAAGGcaatgggtgggtgggggggaggtaTTATAACCCGTCAAAACAAGTCTTTGCATTGTTCCTCAGTATACTTCCGTACTTACGCACATTACTCGAATGGGTAACAATAGGGTCACATATATAACTTCGCGATTTTGCTATAGGTTGACCATTTCAGATAGACAGTCATAGTCTACACcccttccaccccacccccggtCTAACTCCCAATTGGTTGTTGGTCTCTGAAAGACATTACACAGTAAACCTGAGAACATAATGGATAGGAATTCATCAACACATGTTACTGTTGATaagcgtccccccccccccacccctcctttcaAGATCGGCCATAGATTTCAAGATACAAACAATTAACATATAGAAGCATGTTATACTTCCAATTTCTTTATCCATGCAGACAGAcgcacacagacagacagacaggtaGTTAGACAGACAGAGTGTCAGAAGATAAAAACCCCTAGTAGTCCATTTGATAAAACCCTTGCATTGATTAAATACTAGTTGTTACTAAGGACACTTATCACACATGGCTCACCTATTTGTAAACAGGCGTCGAACTCGTTCGTAGAAACTAGAGATATTTCGGGTTTAAAGTCCAGGTAAAGCCTAATTCGATCCTCCTTTCTTCGTGAACGTATAAGCGAGCCTGATAAATCTCATTAGTAGAATAGCAAACACCATCAGTAAGTTCCGGAAACTATGGAAGCCGATATAGCTTCTTTGAATCGATATAAAGTCCAAACCTAAAACTAATAGAAAGAAGTGTTTATTTTCTCAGTCACTCTTTGTTTCTggagtatgtgtgtgtgggggggggggggggtgagcaggACTGGCAAAGGTCAGCACTCACGAACTCAGatttttattgatatattaATGAAAGGACTAAATAAGACTTCATTTATAGAGAAGCACCCACGTCCATCCCCTCACATAACCTCACCCACCCTGCCCCACCTGCACGACGTTGCCGTAAGCTTTAGCACTAAATCTTTCAATGAAAATACTGTAGATCAATCCtgcaatttcaatattttctacATTGGCTCCAAAACTTgcttgaaagagaaaaatagtcAACATATGTACCCAATATTTCAGACTTCCTCGATTGGCATTTTCAGGGCAAGTTGCTTCCTCATTGAGACAGTGAACATCGTGTATGTCGCTTTTGAACAAACCAACATATACATTTGCGTGCGTGATGTTGTTGCACCTCTTAATCCTCTTAATATTTTAAGCGCCAAAATAACACTAAAAAAGTTTATGTTCAGTCAGAGTTCAACATGGACACCAAATCACCCACACTTTCTATCTTATAAGTTATTATTGCAAAGACCAATAAACCATTGCATGAATGAGTGATGATAGCTGTAAATATGAGCAAACTGTCACTTTGGCCACTTCGTGCTCCATGACTAATCAGCACTACAACGCTGTACTTTTTACGATAAAATTGACTTCCTATATCTTGCAGACGACCCAGACAAACAGTTTATCATGGATGGCATGCAGGAAGGATTGGAGTGTTGTGGCTCAAGAGAACCCAGAGACTGGGAAAATAACGTGTAAGAAACAATTTATCAAAGCTACAATGATTATCTAAGTTCAAATTGGCAAAGAAAGGAATTTGATATGCCATACCCgatatatatgcaaagttgTAACATATGCAAGTAAAGGGTATAAGTAAATTTTGATTTGACCGAATGAAGAAGGagaggtaggggggggggtgggtgaggtggGGAGGTCTAGTGTCGGTTGTGGTGCTTAAGATAATAGTCGTCGCAAGTAGAAACAAGACTAGTATACTCAATCACACTCCTGTTATGCCACGGCCCCTCCGTTCTCAATATGAAAGCTGTGCTAAGCCATACAGACATTGGGCTGACGATATGGATACTACACCAAACATCCgtaccactccccccccccccctatctcCCTTCTCACCTGTCCATTGGAATATCATGAAGAGTTTCCATAATTCCCAGttatctgtttgttttttatattattattaatatgtgTGCTATATATAATTATCTTTCTCAGTTATTTCAACTGTTCTTCCATCGCTCGATCGGCTTGCAGTGTTCCATTTTCATGTTGTCGGCAACAAGAGGGCGTTATCAACTATCAATGCGGGTTTGACGTGCTCAGTATGAATGACGACGATATGGCACAAATCATATTCACTTACGGTTGTGCTGACGCTATGAGGGACTGGTTCATAACAAACGGCATCATTTTGGGTATTTGTCTAGGCGCATTGATTCTTTTCCAATGCGTTACCATCTGCTTGGGTCGATCCCTCGTAACAGATATCCAACAGGTCAAGTCATACTGGTAGACTATAGTAAAGGTCATCATGGGTCTACCCATCCACACcgccagaccccccccccccctcccctcaccccaaTATTCAACTTAAAatatcataaggtccccggttcaaaacaatcaaaaggtccccggttcgagtcactcccagattaatgtatatcgtccagttacagagttgttgacaattgacaattcataatcatggactttaaatatgaatctaagagactgacttcggtcagcttgcggctttgataagccaatgaggcttctttgcgagttcctgcttgcaggaggatctaatatacatattatatacatcCATACAAAATAACGATCACCCACGTATAAAGTACAATAGATATTATATACACTCGCAGAGTTAAACCTTCAATGAGATGTATActttttgaaattaatattttgcaatgtCGAAGATAACTTTGGTCTTTCAGAACCTTCTGGAAGATACCTTTGAAAATGACTTCAGATTTAATGTTCAAAACATTCAGGTTGCACACATGAAAACCACGTCCcactttaattattttaatcgttcaaaaatatcaactttttaAGAGACGTTATTAAAAGAATGCTCAGAAATAATGACGTCATTCCCTATAAGTTAGATCAAGATGTATCAGTTTACGCGTAAGTATACGTGGATCAAATGCAtctttcaagtttcattttgtttaattatgaCCCACGTCAATACCTTCCATATATTCCTAAATATTaagcaatatatatttgtattaagtACCGTATATAATATGGTATTTATATGTACATGGCAACCATATTAATCCTTGTACCATCTTTTCTTCTGCTATACTGGAAGATTTGTTGCTTTTCATATAGACCcctaaacatatatttatagaatATAGTATATATTGAGACTGCATCGTGTTTAGATGTCTTATTTTCGTCTAATATATTCTTAGACTCCTCCTTCCAGCCGTTTAAGTTCTTGAAGTTAACTTTTACGCACAACTATCAAGTTCCATCTACTTTCGATAAAGTATAGCATTTTCCATTAACGAAGCACCGTACGTAGTACTTAACTTAACATCAACTTTCTATTTCAAGTTATTTTCACTGTTTATATTCTTTCTATTCGAGTTAATTTAATACCTGTTGGTTGTCTCTTAATTTTAAAACAGACTTACATTGAATGAAACGTATGTTATTAATGATATCGGTACACAAGGTATATGTTTGTCTTCTATTATAACTTGTGTGTGGATCGTCTTTACATACATTGATATTCCTGTTTATATAGGCTATCGGTTGTTAAAAGATAAACATAAGCATGCATGGAGAGTCGTCAATCATAACTTTAAGTATAAGTGGTTAATATTCAACAAAAGCTATTTGTCATTATTTGTCCTCGTGCTAGGCCTACTGTTTCTCAACTTTGCTAATCACGATGGAAGTCCTCACAGCTAAATAAGTTCAAATATAATTAGATATTGGTTTATGAAACAATCTGCATACATTTTCCCGTCCTTTGGACTGAAGCTATAAACTTGGCTGTGTACGCAAGGAGTTGCTGAGTCGATAGAATATCCTTCTAATTTGCATTTTTATCTCGCTATATGTACCTTAACAGTTCTCTCCTTCAGTTTTCAGACTAAtctttatttgttgtttgtCTTACACATTCTTGAATATTAACTAACATAAATTGGACTGTAATATACTATAGCCTTTGCCTTTTTAATAATATGAAGATATTAAtatgaattatttaaattaaataaaagaattatagtaatgtaaataaagtaaaatattcttCCTATCACGTTTTGTCTCATATCGCATTAATTTCTCAGTTTTCTTGAATTTATCTGTATAGCATTATTGTACAGAGAGCATGATTTGAAAGAATCCAAATGATGATGTGGGTAACGAggagggttggggggtggggtggaatgGTAATTACAGGTGCCCACAAACCGTCTCGGTTAGATCTAGTCTTGTTTGTTCATGATCTGGCTCGTTAGTTGAacataattttgatataaaGCTAACtaaatttatacattttaaattttcagTCTCAAGGAGAATGGGACCGATCCCTGCATCTCCCGGGACATCTTATCCAAATTCATTTGGAAAGTTCCTGTAGGTAGTACCGTACCTTTAAAGGTATACGCAATATATGTTATACAACTGTGGCTCTTTTcgtgaataaaataataaacaacaacacTGACAAATATAGTAGCCTACATTTGGGTACAAAAATATCCAAGTAATGCACAATGAGGCTTTCTGCGCAATACAAAATGTATATACATAGGCAATTCAGCATTATTACGAACTTGCACACTATGGACGTTACCTGGAGCTGGCAAAGGACACGATCCTTCTCCACAAGGTGTAAGGCAAATTTATCCTATACATAGCGTTCGATGCATATAGACGACATAAAAACTACACTTATAGGATCAGTTTATTTGCCCCAATAACATTCTTTCGCCTCATTTTGAAAGATAAAATCTTCTAATGAAAAGATATTGACACCCATGCATGTCGACATGTAGAAATCCATGGATTTCTACACCCGTATTCACACCTCTACTTTTATGCACTTTATGCGATCCATAGCCTAAATAGTTCTTTTAAATCTGGAATTCAAGTATAAAAAGTTCTTAGTGAAATTGCTACTAACTTGAACAATATTGCTGTGACCTGTCACAGTGAAAATCTCGGTATTACAAAAAATATTGTCccgttagaaaaaa harbors:
- the LOC139968687 gene encoding tetraspanin-5-like codes for the protein MGKSKTSPYDDRTSYQLDYPPPNYRRPTRSAPRGVEVSQCTKFFLFFINVFFWIVGAFLLGFGIWGLVSKNGNNVSDLAEDLGIFLDPMFAFIITGSIIFILGFFGCIGALRENTCMIRFFTYFLMLIFLAEVTLGVLGYLYQDKLFNVLDSWFEKTIVLYLDDPDKQFIMDGMQEGLECCGSREPRDWENNVYFNCSSIARSACSVPFSCCRQQEGVINYQCGFDVLSMNDDDMAQIIFTYGCADAMRDWFITNGIILGICLGALILFQCVTICLGRSLVTDIQQVKSYW